The Antennarius striatus isolate MH-2024 chromosome 20, ASM4005453v1, whole genome shotgun sequence genome includes a region encoding these proteins:
- the shha gene encoding sonic hedgehog protein — translation MRLWTRIVLVGVICLSLVSSGMGCGPGRGYGRRRHPKKLTPLAYKQFIPNVAEKTLGASGRYEGKITRNSERFKELTPNYNTDIIFKDEENTGADRLMTQRCKDKLNSLAISVMNQWPGVKLRVTEGWDEDGHHFEESLHYEGRAVDITTSDRDKSKYGTLSRLAVEAGFDWVYYESKAHIHCSVKAENSVAAKSGGCFPGSSTVRLQDGTKKAVRDLQPGDRVLTADDDGNPMYTDFIMFIDQDSTTRRLFYVIETDSGQKITLTAAHLLFVGHNSTKQEPMSAIFASQVTRGQKVFVFDSDRSRLEPVTVKRIYTQEHQGSFAPVTVQGTVVVDQVLASCYAVIQDHDLAHWALAPLRLAHWVSSLLFNSNHQVSAQNDGVHWYSKILYQLGTWLLDSHSIHPLGMSVYPS, via the exons ATGCGGCTCTGGACCAGAATCGTATTGGTCGGTGTCATCTGCTTGTCCTTGGTGTCTTCTGGGATGGGATGCGGACCGGGCAGGGGCTACGGCAGGAGAAGACACCCGAAGAAGCTGACACCTCTTGCGTATAAGCAGTTCATCCCCAACGTGGCGGAGAAGACCCTCGGGGCAAGCGGTAGATACGAAGGCAAGATCACAAGAAACTCCGAGCGATTTAAAGAACTGACTCCCAATTATAACACAGACATCATATTCAAGGATGAGGAGAACACCGGTGCCGACAGGCTAATGACTCAG AGATGCAAAGACAAGCTGAATTCTCTGGCCATCTCAGTCATGAATCAGTGGCCCGGGGTGAAACTGCGGGTCACCGAGGGTTGGGATGAGGACGGACATCACTTCGAGGAGTCGCTCCACTACGAGGGGAGGGCCGTGGACATCACCACCTCGGACAGAGACAAGAGCAAGTACGGCACTCTGTCCAGGCTGGCGGTGGAAGCCGGATTCGACTGGGTCTATTACGAATCCAAAGCCCACATTCACTGCTCTGTGAAAGCAG aGAACTCAGTGGCAGCCAAATCCGGCGGCTGTTTCCCCGGATCCTCCACGGTCAGACTCCAGGACGGCACCAAGAAGGCGGTCAGGGACCTCCAGCCCGGGGACAGGGTCCTGACAGCTGATGACGACGGAAACCCGATGTACACCGACTTCATCATGTTCATAGATCAAGACTCGACGACCAGGAGGCTCTTCTACGTCATCGAAACCGACTCGGGCCAGAAAATCACCCTCACCGCCGCGCACCTCCTCTTCGTCGGCCACAACTCCACCAAACAGGAGCCGATGTCCGCGATATTCGCCAGCCAAGTTACGCGTGGACAGAAGGTGTTCGTGTTCGATTCCGATCGGAGTCGGCTCGAGCCCGTGACCGTGAAACGGATTTACACGCAAGAGCACCAGGGCTCCTTTGCACCAGTGACCGTGCAGGGGACGGTCGTGGTGGACCAGGTCCTCGCGTCCTGTTACGCAGTGATCCAGGACCACGACCTGGCGCACTGGGCCCTGGCACCTCTCAGGCTCGCCCACTGGGTGTCCTCGTTGCTTTTCAATTCCAACCATCAAGTCAGTGCGCAGAACGACGGGGTGCACTGGTACTCCAAGATCCTTTATCAACTAGGAACATGGCTCTTGGACAGCCACTCGATCCATCCACTTGGGATGTCGGTATACCCGAGTTGA